CTTCacttttataaaacataattgaCATCATCTAAATCATGTTAAACATAATTGACATCGTCTAAATCGATGTGTAAAATCTGAAAACTTCAAAAATCTGTATATTTaatggaaaacaaaaattagttcgtgtataaAATGTGGATCTAAAATAGTTAGTGTATtttattatcaaataaaaattgtttgtGTAAAGAATTTTCTCTTcacaatttaatatatgtttaattaaacACTAACGTCATCATTTCCGTTAAATATGATTAACACCGTCTAAAAAATGTgtaaattctgaaaattttaagaatttatgtatttaatagCTAACGAAAATCAGATCGTGTATTAAACATGGATCCAAAAtcatttatgtattttgttagtaaatataaattaaccagtgtatttttaaggaattttctaTTTGTTAAATAGTGAATAATCTaccataaaaatgaaaacaaaccaCGATGCCAAGCTAAAAACAAAGCTGGCCAATCGATAGTAGATTAGTTATTAAGAGTTGTGGATTATAATcatcttttaaaatcttttaatGACAATATACGTGATGAAAGGTAGTTAGTACTTCTAGTAAAAGGCCCATTTCATTAGACCTGCCCCATTGATTACAGCTAGAATCCGTGATCGGTGGTTGAGACATGATGAAGGGTCGTATTGAATATAACTGGGGAAAActgtatttaagaaaaaaaaaatcaaatgtgaTATGAAAAAGAGTCAATTGGcttaaaaactaaaagaaatgtAGAAATTAGGCAATTGCCTAAAACATCAAATGTGATATGAAAAAATCAAATGtgatatgatttttgtttgggAACCCGTGAGAacaagtgtgtgtgtgtgtgttgaaTGTTGACGGTGGATCTCTATTCTCACGGGAACCTTCCGATGAAGCTCATTCACACGTGGCTTCTCTTCTTCTGCAGATTTCCAGTTTTAGGCCGGGACTTGTGCTTTACCAAAGCAAGTATATTTTCACACTCACTCACCAGATTTTGTGTCGACTAGTctattatcaattttttttttcctttagtATACAGTATGTATCATTTCATTTTCGAAAATTTTTAAGGTTTTGTATTCACTACGAAACAAACCAACAATTATTCAAACAAACAAGCAAAAACAAatgttttacaattatattataGTCGTAAATGATTTGAGTCCAATTGTGGTTCAATTAATTAAGCAGTCTCTATCAATCACCTTCATAGAGATTAGTAAACAAAAGTTTAATCCTCAAAGAAAAATCGTCTCAGATTTACATTATACTTTTGGTTATGGAACATAATAAGTATAATGTAAATCTGAGGCTATTTCTGAAAATCCTTAACTACCGATTTCATCatctaaacaatttttattgtctagtaagaaaaaaaaacgatgaTCACGACTTGTACTCACTGACAGGATAAATAAAAGCAACTTGTACTTTTGCCGCTTGTCAAACTCTCTGgtgaaaatatatatcagaatttttctataattttatttattgcatGGGTAGCCTGTCCAGAACTGTTTCTAAACCATCAAGCCAGCCGTTGGCGACCCCTTTGATTTGTCGGTGGTCATATGACACATTTGAACCTAGATCTATTTTAAAGCCCAAAatctaaaaagataaaaaacacGTTATACAACCCATTAATGGCCGACAGATATTGGGGTGGGCTTTGAAAAAGGCAAGACGGGGTAAAAGGCTTCATACAACGCATAAAATTGGGCTTCTTCGTATATACCAAATGGTATTACTTAAGGCAGAAGCAAAGATTGGAATCATTGGATTAAGAGGTGTTGAATTGTTGTTCTGCTGATTAATTGTCCATCTTTAAATAGAGACGCTGATGTGTTCTAAATCtagaatttatttttgaaaataaacagATGTAGTGCTGTGTTGGGAACTAAAAACAGATGTTATTTGATCAATCAAACCTTTTTTGATTCAAGGTAAACGGTTCACCTAAAACATAGAGCAAACTCTAATTGATACCATGTAAAACCAAAAGAACAGCCAGTAACAAGGAGAATACACAATAAAACCTCTACTAAACACCATACTTAGGAGTACAATCATTGATTCCATCAACCAGAAGCCACTTGACTTCCAGAGTTATCACAGGGTGATTCGATCTTAGGTTTCTTTGTCTTTCTACAATACCCCGACCATGACAACCTAAGAAAGACAAAAACCACAAGTTCTGTTTTAGTTCTTGTCAACAAAACAGTAAAAAGCTTGAAACAAAGAATGAAAAGCTTTTGTTAGCAGCTTACCCCAGCTGCAAGGAAGTGTCGGAATAGTGGTCCTCATTGTCATTATCGTCATCATCTGAAGAAGAGCTCTCGTGCTCCGCTTGTGGGCTAGAGAATTGAGGTATTTCACTCAACCCTTTTGGTCTTGATGAACCTCTCCCCAACATCTCTACCTGAGGGTACAATTAGATTTGAATGTGGTATACATGGTGAAGACCAGAGTAAGCTAGTGTAAGGGTATAACAAATCTTTACCTGTTTGCGCAAGAGTTGGTTCTCTTCCAATGCCCTTCTCTCCTGATGATTATAACAAAGATGGTgagatttaacattttttaagaATTGATAAAACAATTGGAGTAAAAGCTTGTTGTTACCTGTAACCTGGATCTTTCCACCTGGCTGAGCAAGAGTTGTGTCTgaaccaaaacaaaactttgCAAGTCAAGAGATGATTCACAGATGgatttcaatattttgaataaaaattgtTCAATTGTCTCCACCTTTTGATTCTTGACACTGTGCAAGCTATCATTCAACTGGTTTTCAAGAGAAATAAGATCCGAGAAACTCATACCCTCAAGCTCCTTACCCTTCAGTCTCCTGCTCTCATGAACAAATACAAAAGATGAACAAAAGTGAGCAATCAAAGCTAACACTATTCTAACAGAGAGAGACATACTCAATAGCAAGCTGAAGTCTCTCAAGTTCGCTCCTCATAGATTCATCTTTCCGCAACTGCAAACAACCGAATCCATGTAAGAAAAAGGGGATACAAAAGGACCACTGCTTATAGTTATAGAGATAGACACACATACCACAACACCATTTTCATGTGAAGAAGAACAAAGCAAAAGCTGTTGTTGTTCTCTTTGTTTATGATCAGCCGTTTCAGCATTGTATCCATATCTCGAAAGAGTTTGCTCCATACTTCAACACATTTGAAAGAAAAACACACACTCTCCATTAGCTTAAGCCACTACCATAACACCAAAATCACAATAAGACTTTCTCAATTTCTTCACTAAAGACAAGATAAACACGCCACTTACGAAACAAATAGACTAGTCTATGGGTCTACTAATCTTAAGAGTCATAGATCAGTACCAAGATTGTAACTTTCTTCAACAGTTAGGGTTTATAACTCACAACTAACCCACATTACAGAGACACAATCTCGATTTCTACAAGGATAAGTCCTTAAACCGAAAGACAGAACAAGTAATTTGCTCTGTTTTAACACTTTGCTCTGTTTTCAATCTCTTTATTTATCCACCAAAACCTAGAAAGTAACATACTTTGCTAATCTCAAATGAACccagaacaaaaaaataacatgaGAATCATTGTTTTACCAGCCGCTGGAGAAATCGTAAACCTTGCCGGTGCtggagaagatgatgagagCAACCTCCGCGTCGCAGAGGATCGAAAGCTCTTTGGCCTTCTTCATC
The sequence above is drawn from the Raphanus sativus cultivar WK10039 chromosome 7, ASM80110v3, whole genome shotgun sequence genome and encodes:
- the LOC108816195 gene encoding agamous-like MADS-box protein AGL18, which gives rise to MGRGRIEIKKIENVNSRQVTFSKRRNGLMKKAKELSILCDAEVALIIFSSTGKVYDFSSGCMEQTLSRYGYNAETADHKQREQQQLLLCSSSHENGVVLRKDESMRSELERLQLAIERLKGKELEGMSFSDLISLENQLNDSLHSVKNQKTQLLLSQVERSRLQERRALEENQLLRKQVEMLGRGSSRPKGLSEIPQFSSPQAEHESSSSDDDDNDNEDHYSDTSLQLGLSWSGYCRKTKKPKIESPCDNSGSQVASG